A window of Pedococcus aerophilus contains these coding sequences:
- a CDS encoding MFS transporter, which yields MTSRPAPVAALPLRRNRDFSLLWFGEGVSVLGNATTSVLLPLLAVVAFDAGPGWMGILTAAAWLPWLVIGLPAGALVDRLPARRVMVASDLVAAAVLASVPIAGALGHLTLTHVVLAALGNGVCTVFFRAAYPALVRQVAPAQQQEQAFARLFGTESAMQVAGPGVGGLLAQLGSAALGLVVDAASFLVSAACLARLRLSPGGTDPDTVTARPSLRTSIGEGVDYIRGDRILRFFTVVGGASNFGLTGYGALLVLFLVRDLGLSPAAVGIVMATGSIGGFLGAALATRVSARLGSARALLWLQVLAGPTSLLIPLATPGPGVAFLVAGQLLVGTGVVAGNVVRGAWRNRYVPEAMLARQVTTAQVVNYGTMPVAGLVAGVLGTHFGLRPTILVMAGTHTLACLAMFWSPLRGLREMPAQRSGR from the coding sequence ATGACCTCCCGACCCGCACCGGTCGCCGCGCTCCCCCTGCGCCGCAACCGGGACTTCAGCCTGCTCTGGTTCGGCGAGGGCGTCAGCGTCCTCGGCAACGCGACCACGTCGGTCCTGCTCCCCCTGCTCGCCGTCGTCGCGTTCGACGCCGGCCCGGGGTGGATGGGCATCCTCACCGCTGCCGCCTGGCTCCCCTGGCTGGTCATCGGGCTCCCGGCGGGGGCCCTGGTCGACCGGCTCCCTGCACGACGGGTCATGGTGGCCAGCGACCTCGTCGCTGCCGCCGTCCTCGCCAGCGTCCCGATCGCCGGGGCCCTGGGGCACCTCACCCTCACCCACGTGGTCCTGGCCGCCCTCGGCAACGGGGTGTGCACCGTCTTCTTCCGCGCGGCATACCCGGCCCTCGTCCGACAGGTCGCCCCGGCCCAGCAGCAGGAGCAGGCGTTCGCCCGCCTCTTCGGCACCGAGTCGGCCATGCAGGTGGCCGGCCCCGGTGTGGGTGGCCTGCTCGCACAGCTCGGCTCGGCCGCCCTCGGCCTCGTCGTCGACGCGGCGAGCTTCCTCGTCTCGGCCGCCTGCCTCGCGAGGCTCCGCCTCTCCCCCGGCGGCACCGACCCCGACACCGTCACCGCCCGTCCGAGCCTGCGGACCAGCATCGGCGAGGGCGTGGACTACATCCGTGGCGACCGGATCCTGCGGTTCTTCACCGTCGTGGGCGGCGCGTCCAACTTCGGGCTCACCGGGTATGGCGCGCTGCTCGTCCTCTTCCTCGTGCGGGACCTGGGCCTGTCACCGGCTGCGGTCGGCATCGTCATGGCCACGGGGAGCATTGGCGGGTTCCTCGGGGCGGCCCTGGCGACCAGGGTGTCGGCGCGGCTGGGCAGCGCGCGGGCGCTGCTCTGGCTCCAGGTCCTGGCCGGTCCCACGTCCCTGCTCATCCCCCTGGCCACCCCCGGTCCGGGCGTTGCCTTCCTCGTTGCCGGACAGCTGCTCGTCGGCACCGGTGTCGTCGCGGGCAACGTGGTCCGGGGGGCCTGGCGCAACCGCTACGTGCCGGAGGCCATGCTCGCCCGCCAGGTCACCACGGCGCAGGTCGTCAACTACGGGACCATGCCCGTCGCCGGCCTGGTCGCCGGGGTCCTCGGCACCCACTTCGGGCTGCGGCCCACGATCCTGGTCATGGCCGGCACCCACACCCTGGCCTGCCTGGCGATGTTCTGGAGCCCGCTCCGGGGCCTGCGCGAGATGCCTGCTCAGCGGAGCGGAAGGTAG
- a CDS encoding heme o synthase has translation MPPRRKAAAYLALTKPRIIELLLVTTVPVMFLAEGGVPSLWLIVATLVGGALSAGAANTFNCVYDRDIDAEMHRTSNRPMVTGEITPREGLVFGAVLTLASTVWFALVVNWLSAALSLGAIVMYAVGYTMLLKRRTAQNIVWGGAAGCMPVLIGWSAVANSVSWSAVVLFLVIFFWTPPHYWPLSMKFKDDYAAAHVPMLPVVEKFVVVARQIVAYSWAMVAASLLLVWVHPMGWLYLVTAIATGALFLAEAHRLQRAAKAGEGPSVLKPMRLFHFSITYVGILFLGVALDPLFYLPLR, from the coding sequence ATGCCGCCTCGGCGCAAGGCCGCTGCGTACCTGGCGCTGACCAAGCCACGCATCATCGAGCTGCTGCTCGTGACGACGGTGCCGGTCATGTTCCTCGCCGAGGGAGGCGTCCCCTCCCTGTGGCTCATCGTGGCCACCCTGGTCGGTGGCGCGCTCAGCGCCGGCGCCGCCAACACCTTCAACTGCGTCTACGACCGCGACATCGACGCCGAGATGCACCGCACCAGCAACCGGCCGATGGTGACCGGCGAGATCACGCCGCGTGAGGGCCTGGTCTTCGGTGCGGTCCTCACCCTCGCCTCCACGGTGTGGTTCGCCCTCGTCGTCAACTGGCTGTCGGCGGCCCTGTCGCTCGGCGCCATCGTCATGTACGCCGTCGGCTACACCATGCTGCTCAAGCGCCGCACCGCCCAGAACATCGTGTGGGGAGGGGCCGCCGGGTGCATGCCCGTCCTCATCGGGTGGTCCGCCGTGGCGAACTCGGTGTCCTGGTCCGCGGTGGTCCTCTTCCTCGTGATCTTCTTCTGGACGCCGCCGCACTACTGGCCGCTGTCGATGAAGTTCAAGGACGACTACGCCGCAGCGCACGTGCCGATGCTCCCGGTCGTCGAGAAGTTCGTCGTCGTCGCCCGGCAGATCGTCGCCTACTCGTGGGCGATGGTGGCGGCCTCGCTGCTGCTCGTCTGGGTCCACCCGATGGGGTGGTTGTACCTCGTCACGGCGATCGCCACCGGCGCGCTCTTCCTCGCCGAGGCCCACCGCCTGCAGCGTGCCGCCAAGGCCGGTGAGGGACCGAGCGTGCTCAAGCCGATGCGGCTCTTCCACTTCTCGATCACCTACGTCGGGATCCTCTTCCTCGGCGTCGCGCTCGACCCCCTGTTCTACCTTCCGCTCCGCTGA
- the tkt gene encoding transketolase, whose product MPTTTRSTKATAARKRSTTLRRPVARKAGWTDLDVRAVDTARLLAADAVQKVGNGHPGTAMSLAPAAYLLYQNVMKHDPTDAAWLGRDRFVLSAGHSSLTQYVQLFLSGYGLELNDLKSLRTWGSLTPAHPEVHHTTGIEITTGPLGSGMASAVGMAMAQRRQRGLLDPDAKAGESPFDHHIWVIASDGDLMEGVTAEASSLAGHQQLGNLTVIYDANQISIEDQTDISFSEDVAARYRAYGWDVVDVDWRGDGDGAAYVENVDALLAALEKSKKGKRPTLVQLHTIIAWPSPTKQDTGKSHGSALGDAEIEATKELLGFNPAKTFEVDRAVLTHTRLAGKRGKAAHKAWDKTYAAWRKANPDRAGLLDRLVAGELPAGLDSALPVFEADAEKGMATRAASGKVLSALAGVMPELWGGSADLAESNNTTMEGEPSFIPVNRQTREWKGGPYGRTLHFGIRENGMGMILNGIALEGLTRPYGGTFLVFSDYMRPAVRLAAIQQIPVTYVWTHDGIGLGEDGPTHQPVEHLASLRAIPGLDVVRPADANETAAVWGQVLRNARPAALALTRQNVPVLDRRVFAKASNAAKGAYVLIDGGKDGKSAPDVILIATGSEVAIALDARESLERQGVATRVVSMPCREWFEQAGKAYQNRVLPPEVRARVSVEAAVSMGWHDLVGDAGRSISLEHFGASADYKTLYREFGITPEAVVKAAKDSLKDARATARKSAAPAVNQTRPRAAVSPTKATDTTTKRSAATKSAASKGK is encoded by the coding sequence GTGCCCACCACCACCCGTTCCACCAAGGCCACCGCCGCGAGGAAGCGCAGCACCACGCTGCGCCGTCCCGTGGCCCGCAAGGCCGGCTGGACCGACCTCGACGTCCGCGCGGTCGACACCGCGCGACTGCTCGCCGCGGACGCCGTCCAGAAGGTCGGCAACGGCCACCCCGGCACCGCCATGAGCCTGGCCCCCGCGGCCTACCTGCTCTACCAGAACGTCATGAAGCACGACCCGACCGACGCCGCATGGCTCGGCCGTGACCGCTTCGTCCTGTCGGCCGGCCACTCCAGCCTGACGCAGTACGTCCAGCTGTTCCTGTCGGGCTACGGCCTGGAGCTGAACGACCTGAAGTCGTTGCGCACGTGGGGATCCCTGACCCCGGCCCACCCCGAGGTGCACCACACCACGGGCATCGAGATCACCACCGGGCCGCTCGGCTCCGGCATGGCCTCGGCCGTCGGCATGGCCATGGCGCAGCGTCGCCAGCGCGGCCTGCTCGACCCCGACGCGAAGGCCGGCGAGAGCCCGTTCGACCACCACATCTGGGTCATCGCCTCCGACGGCGACCTCATGGAGGGCGTGACGGCCGAGGCCAGCTCGCTCGCCGGTCACCAGCAGCTCGGCAACCTCACCGTCATCTACGACGCCAACCAGATCTCGATCGAGGACCAGACCGACATCTCGTTCTCCGAGGACGTCGCCGCGCGCTACCGCGCCTACGGCTGGGACGTCGTCGACGTCGACTGGCGCGGCGACGGTGACGGCGCCGCGTACGTCGAGAACGTCGACGCGCTGCTCGCCGCCCTGGAGAAGTCGAAGAAGGGCAAGCGCCCGACGCTGGTCCAGCTGCACACGATCATCGCGTGGCCCTCGCCGACCAAGCAGGACACCGGCAAGTCGCACGGCTCGGCCCTCGGCGACGCCGAGATCGAGGCCACCAAGGAGCTGCTCGGCTTCAACCCCGCGAAGACCTTCGAGGTCGACCGTGCGGTGCTGACCCACACCCGCCTGGCGGGCAAGCGCGGCAAGGCGGCGCACAAGGCGTGGGACAAGACGTATGCCGCGTGGCGCAAGGCCAACCCCGACCGTGCGGGCCTGCTCGACCGCCTCGTCGCCGGTGAGCTGCCCGCCGGGCTCGACTCGGCGCTGCCGGTCTTCGAGGCCGACGCCGAGAAGGGCATGGCGACGCGCGCCGCGTCCGGCAAGGTCCTGTCCGCCCTCGCCGGCGTCATGCCCGAGCTGTGGGGCGGCTCGGCCGACCTCGCCGAGTCCAACAACACGACGATGGAGGGCGAGCCGTCCTTCATCCCCGTCAACCGCCAGACGCGTGAGTGGAAGGGCGGGCCCTACGGCCGCACCCTGCACTTCGGCATCCGCGAGAACGGCATGGGCATGATCCTCAACGGGATCGCGCTCGAGGGACTGACCCGTCCCTACGGCGGCACGTTCCTCGTCTTCTCCGACTACATGCGCCCCGCCGTGCGGCTCGCTGCCATCCAGCAGATCCCTGTCACCTACGTGTGGACGCACGACGGCATCGGCCTCGGCGAGGACGGGCCGACCCACCAGCCGGTGGAGCACCTCGCGTCCCTGCGCGCCATACCGGGCCTGGACGTCGTCCGCCCCGCGGACGCGAACGAGACCGCAGCCGTGTGGGGCCAGGTCCTGCGCAACGCCCGCCCGGCAGCGCTGGCCCTCACCCGCCAGAACGTGCCGGTCCTCGACCGCAGGGTCTTCGCCAAGGCGTCGAACGCGGCCAAGGGCGCCTACGTCCTCATCGACGGCGGCAAGGACGGCAAGTCCGCTCCGGACGTCATCCTCATCGCCACAGGGTCCGAGGTCGCCATCGCCCTCGACGCGCGGGAATCTCTGGAGCGCCAGGGCGTTGCCACTCGTGTGGTGTCCATGCCGTGTCGCGAGTGGTTCGAGCAGGCCGGCAAGGCCTACCAGAACCGCGTCCTCCCGCCGGAGGTCCGGGCGCGCGTCAGCGTCGAGGCCGCGGTGTCGATGGGCTGGCACGACCTCGTCGGCGACGCCGGTCGCAGCATCAGCCTCGAGCACTTCGGTGCCTCGGCCGACTACAAGACGCTGTACCGCGAGTTCGGGATCACCCCGGAGGCCGTCGTGAAGGCGGCCAAGGACTCCCTCAAGGACGCCAGGGCGACGGCGCGCAAGAGCGCCGCACCTGCCGTCAACCAGACCCGGCCCCGCGCCGCGGTCTCGCCGACCAAGGCGACCGACACCACGACCAAGCGCAGCGCCGCAACGAAGAGCGCTGCATCCAAAGGGAAGTGA
- a CDS encoding winged helix-turn-helix domain-containing protein, with protein sequence MNSPREHDGVRRVTEAKALSAMANPFRSRMMDALKVDGPSTASGLAQRTGQAVGSASHHLKVLAEAELVEEAPELAKDRRERWWRLVDPGTRWSRADFADDTAAVTAAHAAEALALQRQFERTQQWNANAESAPEWDSAAFATQNWLRLTPTELDEVSAEIVAVLMRWSGRELPDDGQEREPVFVFARGFPAQP encoded by the coding sequence ATGAACAGTCCCCGAGAGCACGACGGCGTGCGCCGCGTCACCGAGGCGAAGGCCTTGTCTGCGATGGCCAACCCCTTCCGGTCGCGGATGATGGACGCCCTCAAGGTCGACGGACCCTCCACCGCCTCGGGCCTGGCCCAGCGCACCGGGCAGGCCGTCGGCAGCGCGAGCCACCACCTCAAGGTGCTTGCCGAGGCCGAGCTCGTCGAGGAGGCACCCGAGCTCGCCAAGGACCGTCGCGAACGCTGGTGGCGCCTGGTCGACCCCGGCACCCGCTGGTCTCGGGCCGACTTCGCCGACGACACCGCAGCCGTCACCGCCGCCCACGCCGCCGAGGCCCTGGCCCTGCAGCGCCAGTTCGAGCGCACCCAGCAGTGGAACGCCAACGCCGAGTCGGCACCCGAGTGGGACTCCGCCGCCTTCGCCACCCAGAACTGGCTGCGGCTGACGCCCACGGAGCTCGACGAGGTGTCGGCCGAGATCGTCGCGGTCCTCATGCGTTGGTCCGGTCGCGAGCTGCCCGACGACGGGCAGGAGCGCGAGCCCGTGTTCGTCTTCGCCCGAGGGTTCCCGGCCCAACCATGA